Proteins from a genomic interval of Rosa chinensis cultivar Old Blush chromosome 2, RchiOBHm-V2, whole genome shotgun sequence:
- the LOC112190767 gene encoding ABC transporter G family member 1, whose product MESSSSPANFPRWAPSPSPSRLLLSPVEDTKIKGSAAHDFAEDGISLSCSSMERIFPFSIGFKSTTTSTAYASAVEKSLEAENANVRRSGATHVELGSREKGISLTWEDLWVGVGDGKSGQKMILQGLTGFAQPGGVLAIMGPSGCGKSTLLDALAGRLSSSAQQRGKILINGRKETLAYGTLAYVTQDDTLMTTLTVREVVNYSAQLQLPNSMSKTEKKERAETTIREMGLQDSMDTRIGGWSRKGLSGGQKRRVSICLEILTRPKLLFLDEPTSGLDSAASYHVMNRIIKLAHRDGRTVISSIHQPSSEVFELFQNLCLLSSGRTVYFGPASTAEQFFALNGFPCPALRNPSDHCLRTINKDFDIDIEQGLEGKTSTEEAIKILINSYKSSGTFKQLEHRVTEICQQKGGALMKGSQANFITQCLVLTRRSFVNMYRDLGYYWLRLAIYIALCLCVGTIYHEIDSTFDSIQDRASMLMFVAAFLTFMAIGGFPSFVEDMKIFERERLNGHYGVAAFVVGNSFSSIPYLLMISLIPGAIAYFLVGLQKSFDHFTYFALVLFVCLMLVESLMMIVASIVPDFLMGVITGSGILGVMLLNGGFFRKPHDLPNPFWRYPMYYIGFHKYVNQGFYKNEFEGLTFPSNQAGGPPIITGEEILKSIWQMEMGYSKWVDLAILFGMVIVYRLMFFGIIKTSEKVTPIIKALLNS is encoded by the exons ATggagtcttcttcttctccagccAACTTTCCAAGATGGGCACCAAGTCCAAGCCCCTCAAGATTATTACTATCACCAGTGGAAGACACCAAGATCAAGGGTAGTGCTGCTCATGATTTTGCAGAAGATGGCATATCCTTATCATGTTCTAGCATGGAAAGGATTTTCCCATTTAGCATTGGATTCAAAAGCACTACTACTAGTACTGCTTATGCTTCTGCGGTTGAAAAGTCACTAGAAGCTGAAAATGCTAATGTCCGAAGGAGTGGTGCTACTCATGTTGAACTTGGGTCAAGAGAGAAGGGCATTTCTTTGACATGGGAGGACTTGTGGGTCGGAGTAGGTGATGGGAAGAGTGGGCAGAAGATGATTTTGCAGGGGCTTACTGGGTTTGCTCAACCTGGTGGGGTTTTGGCTATAATGGGTCCTTCTGGCTGTGGCAAATCTACCCTTTTGGATGCTTTGGCAG GAAGGCTAAGTTCAAGCGCACAGCAGAGAGGAAAGATCTTAATCAATGGCCGGAAAGAAACTCTTGCCTACGGAACCTTG GCATATGTGACACAAGATGACACGCTAATGACAACATTAACAGTAAGGGAAGTTGTGAATTACTCGGCTCAACTACAACTCCCTAACTCCATGTCGAAAacagaaaagaaggaaagagcAGAGACGACGATAAGGGAGATGGGTTTGCAAGACTCCATGGACACAAGAATTGGAGGTTGGAGCAGAAAAGGCCTCAGTGGTGGACAAAAAAGAAGAGTTAGCATCTGCCTTGAAATCTTAACTCGTCCGAAGCTTTTATTCCTCGATGAGCCTACTAGTGGACTAGACAGTGCAGCATCTTACCATGTCATGAACCGCATTATTAAACTGGCTCACCGCGATGGAAGGACAGTCATTTCATCAATTCATCAACCTAGCAGTGAAGTGTTTGAGCTTTTCCAAAATCTTTGTCTTCTCTCCTCTGGTAGAACAGTCTATTTTGGCCCTGCTTCAACGGCAGAACAG TTTTTTGCTTTAAATGGCTTCCCATGCCCAGCTCTGAGAAACCCATCAGATCACTGCCTGAGAACTATAAACAAGGATTTTGATATT GACATTGAACAAGGGCTTGAGGGAAAAACAAGCACCGAGGAAGCAATTAAGATTCTCATAAATTCATACAAGTCTTCAGGAACTTTCAAGCAACTTGAGCACCGGGTAACTGAAATTTGCCAACAG AAAGGTGGAGCTCTAATGAAAGGAAGCCAAGCCAACTTTATAACTCAATGCCTGGTTTTGACAAGGAGATCATTCGTGAATATGTACCGCGATCTAGGCTACTACTGGCTTCGTCTTGCAATTTACATTGCCTTGTGCTTATGTGTAGGGACTATTTATCATGAAATTGACTCCACTTTTGACTCAATACAG GATAGAGCATCAATGCTCATGTTTGTTGCAGCATTCTTAACTTTCATGGCAATAGGTGGATTTCCTTCTTTTGTAGAAGACATGAAG ATTTTCGAGCGTGAAAGATTAAACGGGCACTATGGTGTTGCTGCATTTGTTGTTGGAAACTCATTTTCTTCCATTCCATACTTACTGATGATCTCTTTAATTCCTGGAGCAATAGCCTATTTCCTTGTTGGCCTTCAGAAGAGCTTTGACCACTTCACCTATTTTGCATTGGTTCTGTTTGTGTGTCTGATGTTGGTTGAGAGCTTGATGATGATTGTAGCAAGCATTGTGCCAGATTTCCTCATGGGTGTTATCACAGGTTCTGGAATTCTAGGAGTGATGTTGTTGAATGGAGGTTTCTTCCGAAAACCTCACGATCTTCCAAACCCCTTCTGGAGATACCCAATGTACTATATCGGATTCCACAAGTATGTAAATCAAGGATTCTACAAGAATGAGTTTGAAGGACTAACATTTCCCAGTAATCAAGCAGGAGGGCCACCCATCATTACTGGTGAAGAAATATTGAAGAGTATTTGGCAAATGGAGATGGGCTACTCTAAGTGGGTTGATCTTGCCATTTTGTTTGGAATGGTAATTGTTTACAGGCTCATGTTCTTTGGAATCATCAAGACAAGTGAAAAGGTCACGCCAATCATCAAAGCTCTTCTTAACAGTTAA